In one Sphingomonas sanguinis genomic region, the following are encoded:
- a CDS encoding low molecular weight protein tyrosine phosphatase family protein → MPRPSSITNVLFICSQNRLRSPTAEQLFASRRDLEVSSAGTNNDAENPLTAELVTWADVIVVMEKTHRTKVQKRFRKALNSKRLICLDIPDHYAFMDPELIALLNARLARHLPQVIA, encoded by the coding sequence ATGCCGCGTCCATCCTCCATCACCAACGTCCTGTTCATATGCAGCCAGAACCGTCTGCGCAGCCCCACGGCCGAGCAGCTTTTTGCGTCGCGCCGCGATCTGGAAGTCTCGTCTGCGGGCACGAACAACGATGCCGAAAATCCACTTACCGCAGAACTGGTGACATGGGCGGACGTCATCGTGGTCATGGAGAAGACGCATCGCACCAAGGTCCAGAAGCGGTTTCGCAAGGCGTTGAACAGCAAGAGGCTGATCTGTCTGGACATTCCGGACCACTATGCCTTCATGGACCCTGAATTGATCGCCTTGCTGAACGCCCGACTGGCGCGGCATCTGCCTCAGGTCATAGCATGA
- a CDS encoding nuclear transport factor 2 family protein: MTPRPPLPPFTTETAVQKVRAAEDAWNSRDPECVALAYTPDCPWRNRDRFLAGHDAIVAFLRNKWEREQDYRLIKELWAHQDSRIAVRFAYEWHDAQGQWFRSYGNENWDFAEDGRMRRRIASINDLAISEEARLFHWPLGTRPADHPGLSELGL, encoded by the coding sequence ATGACCCCGCGCCCGCCCCTGCCGCCGTTCACCACCGAAACCGCCGTACAAAAGGTCCGTGCCGCAGAGGATGCGTGGAACAGCCGCGATCCCGAGTGCGTCGCGCTGGCCTATACGCCCGACTGCCCCTGGCGAAACCGCGACCGGTTCCTGGCGGGGCACGACGCGATCGTCGCCTTCCTCCGGAACAAATGGGAACGCGAGCAGGATTATCGGCTGATCAAGGAACTCTGGGCGCATCAGGACAGCCGGATCGCGGTGCGCTTCGCCTATGAATGGCATGACGCGCAGGGGCAGTGGTTCCGATCCTATGGCAATGAGAATTGGGACTTTGCCGAGGACGGCCGGATGCGGCGGCGGATCGCGTCGATCAACGATCTGGCGATCAGCGAGGAGGCACGGTTGTTCCACTGGCCGCTCGGCACCCGCCCGGCGGATCATCCCGGCTTGAGCGAATTGGGCCTCTAA
- a CDS encoding TetR/AcrR family transcriptional regulator, producing the protein MARMIAERADALPGLAEVFREYGYAGASLSLIGTATGLGRGSLYHFFPGGKQEMAAAVLTDVAGWFDAAIFTPLEQADDPRAGIDAMMVEVDRYFRSGQRACLIGAWGLGATRDPFAESIAGYFRRWIAALQTLLVRGGVAEDHAATLAQDVVSGIQGAVVLSRALNDTSLFRATLGRLTARLYTALAAA; encoded by the coding sequence ATGGCGCGGATGATCGCCGAGCGCGCCGACGCACTGCCGGGGTTGGCCGAGGTGTTTCGCGAATATGGCTATGCGGGTGCCAGCCTGTCGCTGATCGGTACCGCGACCGGGCTGGGGCGGGGGAGCCTTTACCACTTCTTTCCCGGCGGAAAGCAGGAGATGGCCGCCGCCGTGCTCACCGATGTCGCTGGCTGGTTCGATGCCGCGATCTTCACGCCACTGGAGCAGGCCGACGATCCGCGCGCCGGGATCGATGCGATGATGGTCGAGGTCGACCGCTATTTCCGCTCGGGGCAGCGGGCCTGCCTGATCGGGGCTTGGGGACTGGGCGCAACGCGTGATCCCTTTGCCGAGTCGATCGCGGGTTATTTCCGGCGCTGGATCGCCGCGCTCCAGACGCTCTTGGTGCGCGGCGGCGTGGCGGAAGATCATGCCGCCACGCTGGCACAGGATGTGGTCAGCGGTATTCAGGGCGCGGTGGTGCTGTCTCGCGCGCTGAACGATACTTCGCTGTTCCGCGCGACGCTGGGGCGGCTGACGGCGCGGCTCTACACCGCGCTCGCCGCCGCCTGA
- a CDS encoding cystathionine gamma-synthase family protein, with amino-acid sequence MPTESDLTGVPPQDPNTAAKSDVTSIGDRKLKPSTLMMGHGFDPVLSEGSLKPPIFLTSTFVFPNAAAGKRHFEGVTGKRPGGADGLVYSRFNGPNQEILEDRLAIWDEAEDALTFSSGMAAIATLFLSMVQPGDVIVHSGPLYAATETLIGRILGRFGVQWLDFPAGATREEIDAVLTKAAGMGRVPLIYLESPANPTNALVDIEAVAASRDAVFAEHAEKPPIAIDNTFLGPLWQRPLKHGADLVVYSLTKYAGGHSDLVAGGVLGSKAHIATIRSMRNTIGTICDPNTAWMLLRSLETLELRMSRAGENAAKVCAYLRDHPKVERVGYLGFLESTPGMERQAYIYRRHCTGGGSTFSLYLKGGEAESFRFLDALRIAKLAVSLGGTETLASHPAAMTHLSVPDERKAALGITDNLVRISIGVEDADDLIADCEQALAAI; translated from the coding sequence ATGCCGACCGAATCCGATCTGACCGGCGTCCCGCCGCAAGACCCGAACACGGCCGCCAAGAGTGATGTGACCAGCATCGGCGACCGCAAGCTGAAGCCGTCCACGCTGATGATGGGCCATGGCTTCGACCCGGTGCTGTCCGAAGGCTCGCTAAAGCCGCCGATCTTCCTGACTTCCACCTTCGTCTTTCCCAACGCGGCGGCGGGCAAGCGGCATTTCGAGGGCGTCACCGGCAAACGTCCCGGCGGCGCGGACGGTCTGGTCTATTCGCGCTTCAACGGGCCGAATCAGGAAATCCTGGAGGATCGCCTGGCGATCTGGGACGAGGCGGAGGATGCGTTGACCTTCTCCAGCGGCATGGCGGCGATCGCCACCCTGTTCCTGTCGATGGTCCAGCCGGGCGACGTCATCGTCCATTCCGGCCCCCTCTATGCCGCGACCGAGACGCTGATCGGGCGCATCCTGGGCCGGTTCGGGGTGCAGTGGCTCGACTTCCCCGCAGGGGCGACGCGCGAGGAGATCGACGCGGTACTGACCAAGGCGGCGGGCATGGGCCGCGTGCCGCTGATCTATCTCGAAAGCCCCGCCAACCCGACCAATGCGCTGGTCGATATCGAGGCGGTGGCGGCCTCGCGCGATGCGGTCTTTGCCGAGCACGCCGAGAAGCCGCCGATCGCAATCGACAACACGTTCCTTGGTCCGCTGTGGCAGCGTCCGCTCAAGCACGGTGCCGATCTGGTCGTCTATTCGCTGACCAAATATGCGGGCGGCCATTCGGATCTGGTCGCAGGCGGTGTGCTGGGGTCGAAGGCGCACATCGCGACCATCCGCTCGATGCGCAACACCATCGGCACCATCTGCGACCCCAATACCGCCTGGATGCTGCTGCGTTCGCTAGAGACGCTGGAACTGCGCATGAGCCGCGCGGGCGAGAACGCGGCCAAGGTCTGCGCTTACTTGCGCGATCATCCCAAGGTCGAGCGGGTCGGCTATCTCGGCTTTCTGGAAAGCACGCCGGGGATGGAGCGGCAGGCATACATTTACCGCCGCCACTGCACCGGCGGCGGATCGACCTTCTCGCTGTACCTAAAGGGCGGCGAAGCGGAATCCTTCCGCTTCCTCGACGCGCTTCGCATCGCCAAGCTGGCGGTCAGCCTGGGCGGGACGGAGACGCTGGCCAGCCACCCCGCCGCCATGACACACCTCTCGGTGCCCGACGAACGCAAGGCGGCCTTGGGCATCACCGACAATCTGGTGCGCATCTCGATCGGGGTCGAGGATGCCGATGACCTGATCGCCGATTGCGAACAGGCGCTCGCGGCGATCTGA
- the pgeF gene encoding peptidoglycan editing factor PgeF, whose protein sequence is MTIETLRTPLLEPIAHGFLGRRGGVSAGIHGGLNVGLGSEDDADSVAENRRRARDAVLPGSRLITCYQIHSAEAVTVLSPPEDDVRPHGDALVTDRPGLLLGILTADCAPVLFADPQAGVVGAAHAGWKGALGGITDATLLAMEALGARRDRIAAAIGPCIARASYEVDAAFLRRFAEAEPENERFFADGTRADHYQFDLEAYVAHRLAAAGVARVAALGEDTYTQEDRFFSFRRATHRNEPSYGRQISLIGLPI, encoded by the coding sequence ATGACCATCGAAACCCTTCGCACACCCCTGTTGGAGCCAATAGCACATGGCTTTCTCGGGCGGCGCGGCGGCGTGTCGGCGGGCATCCATGGCGGCCTGAATGTCGGGCTGGGTTCGGAGGACGATGCCGATTCGGTCGCCGAGAATCGCCGCCGCGCGCGCGACGCGGTGCTGCCCGGTTCGCGCCTTATCACCTGCTACCAGATTCACTCGGCCGAGGCGGTGACGGTGCTGTCTCCGCCCGAGGACGATGTCCGCCCGCATGGCGATGCGCTGGTGACCGACCGGCCGGGCCTGCTGCTCGGCATCCTGACCGCCGATTGCGCGCCGGTGCTGTTCGCCGATCCGCAAGCGGGCGTCGTCGGTGCCGCCCATGCCGGGTGGAAGGGCGCACTGGGCGGGATCACCGACGCGACCCTGCTCGCGATGGAGGCGCTAGGCGCCCGGCGTGACCGGATCGCCGCCGCCATCGGCCCGTGCATCGCCCGCGCCAGCTATGAGGTCGACGCCGCCTTTCTGCGCCGCTTCGCCGAGGCCGAACCCGAGAATGAACGCTTCTTCGCCGATGGCACCCGCGCGGATCATTACCAGTTCGACCTGGAAGCCTATGTCGCCCACCGCTTGGCCGCCGCAGGTGTCGCGCGCGTCGCGGCGCTGGGCGAGGACACATACACCCAGGAGGACCGCTTCTTCAGCTTCCGCCGTGCGACGCACCGCAACGAACCCTCTTATGGTCGCCAGATTTCGCTGATCGGCCTACCGATCTAA
- a CDS encoding GNAT family N-acetyltransferase, translating into MIVYRNAVPGDGKKLAAMARAAFTDTFGHLYPPADLNAFLDEAFGPEGLPSQIGHADFTIRLAVEDDAIIGFAKIGPVGFPGKWPADAVELYQLYVASSHLGAGVGPALMDWTIATARARGASELILSVYVDNHRAKAFYARYGFVDIGRYDFPVGGTIDEDRIMRLLL; encoded by the coding sequence ATGATCGTCTATCGTAACGCGGTACCGGGCGACGGTAAAAAGCTGGCCGCGATGGCGCGCGCCGCCTTTACCGACACTTTCGGCCATCTCTATCCGCCCGCCGACCTGAACGCCTTTCTGGACGAAGCCTTCGGCCCCGAAGGCCTGCCCAGCCAGATCGGTCATGCCGACTTCACCATCCGGCTGGCGGTCGAGGATGATGCGATCATCGGCTTCGCCAAGATCGGTCCCGTGGGCTTTCCCGGCAAATGGCCGGCCGATGCGGTCGAGCTGTACCAGCTCTATGTCGCCTCCAGCCATCTCGGCGCAGGCGTCGGCCCCGCGCTGATGGACTGGACCATCGCCACCGCCCGCGCGCGTGGGGCGAGCGAACTGATCCTGTCGGTTTATGTCGACAATCACCGGGCCAAGGCCTTTTACGCGCGCTACGGCTTTGTCGATATCGGCCGCTACGACTTCCCCGTCGGCGGGACGATCGATGAGGACCGGATAATGAGGCTGTTGCTATGA
- a CDS encoding class I SAM-dependent methyltransferase has product MTNPLIPPADHKPAPEDALPERLARAIALAGPIPVAQFMAAANAHYYGTRDPLGASGDFTTSPEISQMFGELVGLWCADLWDRAGRPEAYWVELGPGRGTLAADARRAMAKAGFHPSIHFVETSATLRTAQAERVADATWHDTVETLPTDRPLIVVANEFFDALPIRQLVRRGDGWHERLVAAQDLLFLPIAGPPVPNEIIPEPLREAEAGSVIEVSPASVAVMRSLSARIAGQGGAALIVDYGYEGPAIADTLQAVRGHAYANPFDRPGEQDLSAHVDFTTLAAAAQGSGLAAFGPVSQRDLLGSLGIDQRTASLARAHPDRADALLADRNRLMQDMGTLFRALAVTRPDWPVPAGYSE; this is encoded by the coding sequence ATGACCAACCCGCTGATCCCCCCCGCCGATCACAAGCCCGCGCCGGAGGACGCGCTGCCCGAACGGCTCGCCCGCGCTATCGCGCTGGCCGGGCCGATCCCGGTGGCGCAGTTCATGGCCGCCGCCAATGCGCATTATTACGGCACGCGCGATCCGCTGGGCGCGAGCGGCGACTTCACCACCAGCCCCGAGATCAGCCAGATGTTCGGCGAGTTGGTCGGCCTGTGGTGCGCCGATTTGTGGGACCGGGCGGGGCGGCCGGAGGCGTATTGGGTCGAGCTGGGTCCGGGGCGCGGAACCCTAGCCGCCGACGCCCGGCGCGCCATGGCCAAGGCGGGCTTCCACCCCAGCATCCATTTCGTCGAGACCAGCGCCACGCTGCGCACCGCTCAGGCGGAGCGAGTGGCGGATGCGACCTGGCACGATACGGTCGAGACGTTGCCGACCGACCGACCGCTGATCGTCGTCGCCAACGAGTTTTTCGACGCCCTCCCCATCCGCCAGCTCGTCCGGCGCGGCGATGGCTGGCATGAGCGGCTGGTCGCGGCGCAGGACCTGCTCTTCCTGCCGATCGCAGGTCCCCCGGTGCCGAACGAGATCATCCCCGAACCGCTGCGTGAAGCCGAGGCCGGATCGGTCATCGAAGTCTCGCCCGCCAGCGTCGCGGTGATGCGCAGCCTGTCCGCGCGGATCGCCGGGCAAGGCGGTGCGGCGCTGATCGTCGATTACGGCTATGAAGGCCCCGCCATCGCCGACACGTTGCAGGCGGTACGCGGCCATGCCTATGCCAACCCCTTTGACCGGCCCGGTGAGCAGGATCTGAGCGCGCATGTCGACTTCACGACATTGGCCGCCGCTGCGCAAGGAAGCGGTTTAGCCGCCTTCGGCCCGGTGTCGCAGCGCGACCTGCTGGGCAGCCTGGGCATCGACCAGCGCACCGCCAGCCTCGCCCGCGCGCATCCCGACCGCGCCGACGCGCTGCTCGCCGATCGCAACCGGCTGATGCAGGACATGGGCACGCTGTTCCGCGCGCTGGCGGTGACGCGGCCCGATTGGCCGGTGCCGGCGGGATACAGCGAATGA
- the lgt gene encoding prolipoprotein diacylglyceryl transferase — MILSMLAAAGGHIRFEDLGLHPDVFSIGFFTLRWYSLAYITGILFGWWYLGKMLDRPGAPMSRAHADDLVFYATLGIILGGRIGYVIFYAPEMFLHPLRIIRLWDGGMSFHGGAIGVGIGVILFARKHKLSWLRILDYLVCTAPVGLFLGRLANFVNGELWGKPSDVPWAIIFPRTVPFGLPDPARHPSQLYEAGLEGLVLFAVMSFAFWRTKARYDPGKLSGLFLLGYGIARFIVEFFREPDQQLRAFAEVTGLHMGQWLCVPMILGGLYLMNSAKARRVRVEPIAGPDSVS; from the coding sequence TTGATCCTCTCCATGCTTGCCGCCGCCGGTGGCCATATCCGGTTCGAGGATCTGGGGTTGCACCCGGATGTGTTCTCGATCGGCTTCTTCACGCTGCGCTGGTACAGCCTGGCCTATATCACCGGCATCCTGTTCGGCTGGTGGTATCTGGGCAAGATGCTCGACCGGCCGGGTGCGCCGATGTCGCGGGCGCATGCGGACGATCTGGTTTTCTATGCCACGCTGGGCATCATCCTGGGCGGGCGGATCGGCTATGTGATCTTCTACGCGCCCGAGATGTTTCTGCACCCGCTGCGGATCATCCGGTTGTGGGACGGCGGCATGAGCTTCCATGGCGGCGCGATCGGTGTCGGCATCGGCGTCATCCTCTTCGCGCGCAAGCACAAGCTCAGCTGGCTGCGTATCCTGGACTATCTGGTCTGCACCGCGCCGGTCGGGCTGTTCTTGGGCCGCCTCGCCAATTTCGTGAACGGCGAGCTGTGGGGCAAGCCGTCGGACGTGCCCTGGGCGATCATCTTCCCGCGCACCGTACCCTTCGGCCTGCCCGACCCCGCGCGCCATCCCAGTCAGCTGTACGAGGCCGGGCTGGAAGGCCTGGTCCTGTTCGCGGTGATGAGCTTCGCCTTCTGGCGGACCAAGGCGCGTTACGACCCGGGCAAGCTGTCGGGGCTGTTCCTGCTCGGCTATGGCATTGCGCGCTTCATCGTCGAGTTCTTCCGCGAGCCCGACCAGCAGCTGCGCGCCTTTGCGGAGGTGACTGGGCTGCACATGGGCCAGTGGCTGTGCGTACCGATGATCCTGGGCGGGCTATACCTGATGAACTCGGCCAAGGCGCGTCGCGTCCGGGTCGAGCCGATCGCGGGCCCCGATAGCGTTTCCTGA
- a CDS encoding xanthine dehydrogenase family protein molybdopterin-binding subunit encodes MELSRRNILVGGGLGAGLVVAWGLWPRAYPPSLTTEPGEQAFGAWLKIGRDGIVTVAVPQAEHGQGISTALAQVVADELGADWRTVAVEPAPLSPLYANPVGVDSLFEGAFGRLPEGVRDEWLRRDRVMLTAGSSSLRMFEGPARAAAATARALMAQAAARRWGVDWSACEAKDGFIVHGDKRLRFAELAEAAAGETVPHPLPLGSGGAGKLAGKDVPRLDSPAKLDGSANFTADIRLPDMVHVALRHGPLGHTRAIRVDRAAAMKVPGVVEVIEGEDWVAVAASSWWIAQKGLDAAAPRAVSDGAVPTSQAIAQGLEAALKEEGHSVLTRGDVAVGLEGPGLIEARYRIGTGVHAAIEPRAAVAAWQDGGLELWVPTQAPEATCKVAARAAAIPEDRVIVHAMPIGGGFGQGLEQDAVAQAATIAAKLKRPVNVQWSRTEDLRRDAWRAPAIARMTARLEQGKLVGWRGRIATPSTGAALAGRVMPAGLVRWGMRGQGRGDAYAMGGAVPPYAIPAMAVHHHDAVLLIETGHVRGGAHVANCFVTESFIDECARAAGADPLAWRIAMLGEEPRLARCLSTAASLGGWEGGATGSGQGVAAHGFRGSYVAVMAETHRDENGRPVVDRLVAAIDCGRVVNPDIVRQQIEGGLIFGLAALRGGAVGFERGWATPSRLGALNLPRLADTPDITVELIASDEAPGGVGELAVPPVAPAIANALATLPGFPRIRSLPMELSA; translated from the coding sequence ATGGAGTTGAGCAGGCGCAATATCTTGGTCGGCGGAGGGCTCGGCGCCGGTTTGGTCGTCGCCTGGGGCTTGTGGCCGCGCGCCTATCCGCCGAGCCTGACGACCGAACCGGGCGAGCAGGCGTTCGGCGCATGGCTGAAGATCGGGCGCGACGGCATCGTCACCGTGGCGGTGCCCCAGGCTGAGCATGGTCAGGGGATCAGCACCGCGCTGGCCCAGGTCGTCGCCGACGAGCTGGGCGCGGACTGGCGCACCGTCGCGGTCGAGCCTGCGCCGCTCAGCCCGCTCTACGCCAATCCGGTCGGGGTCGATTCGCTGTTCGAGGGCGCGTTCGGTCGCCTGCCCGAGGGCGTGCGCGACGAATGGCTGCGGCGCGACCGGGTGATGCTGACCGCCGGGTCCAGTAGCTTGCGCATGTTCGAAGGGCCCGCCCGTGCCGCCGCCGCAACCGCGCGCGCGCTGATGGCGCAGGCGGCCGCCCGGCGCTGGGGCGTCGACTGGAGCGCGTGCGAGGCCAAAGACGGCTTCATCGTCCATGGCGACAAGCGGCTGCGCTTCGCCGAACTGGCCGAGGCGGCGGCGGGCGAGACCGTGCCGCATCCACTGCCGCTGGGCAGCGGCGGCGCGGGCAAGCTGGCGGGCAAGGACGTGCCCCGGCTCGATTCGCCCGCCAAACTCGATGGCTCGGCCAATTTCACCGCCGACATCCGCCTGCCCGACATGGTCCATGTCGCGCTTCGCCATGGGCCACTGGGCCACACCCGCGCCATCCGCGTCGACCGCGCGGCGGCGATGAAGGTGCCGGGCGTCGTCGAGGTGATCGAAGGCGAGGATTGGGTCGCGGTCGCCGCCAGCAGCTGGTGGATCGCGCAAAAGGGTCTCGATGCGGCGGCGCCGCGTGCGGTCAGCGACGGGGCGGTGCCGACCTCGCAGGCCATCGCGCAAGGACTGGAGGCTGCGCTCAAGGAAGAAGGCCATAGCGTCCTGACGCGCGGCGATGTCGCGGTGGGGCTCGAGGGGCCGGGGCTGATCGAGGCCCGCTACCGCATCGGCACCGGCGTCCATGCCGCGATCGAGCCGCGCGCGGCGGTGGCGGCGTGGCAGGATGGCGGGCTGGAACTATGGGTGCCGACCCAGGCCCCCGAAGCCACGTGCAAGGTCGCGGCGCGGGCGGCGGCGATCCCCGAGGATCGGGTGATCGTCCATGCCATGCCGATCGGCGGCGGCTTCGGCCAGGGGCTAGAGCAGGATGCGGTGGCGCAGGCGGCGACGATCGCGGCGAAGCTGAAACGGCCGGTCAACGTCCAATGGTCGCGCACCGAGGATTTGCGCCGCGACGCCTGGCGCGCGCCCGCCATCGCCCGGATGACCGCGCGGCTGGAGCAGGGCAAGCTGGTCGGCTGGCGTGGCCGGATCGCGACGCCCTCGACCGGCGCGGCGCTGGCCGGGCGGGTGATGCCCGCCGGACTGGTCCGCTGGGGGATGCGCGGACAGGGGCGGGGTGATGCCTATGCGATGGGCGGGGCGGTGCCGCCCTATGCGATTCCGGCGATGGCGGTGCATCATCATGACGCGGTGCTGCTGATCGAAACCGGCCATGTGCGCGGGGGCGCGCATGTCGCCAACTGCTTCGTCACCGAATCCTTCATTGACGAATGCGCGCGGGCGGCGGGGGCCGATCCGCTGGCGTGGCGAATCGCGATGCTGGGCGAGGAACCTAGGCTGGCGCGCTGCCTGTCGACCGCCGCCTCGTTGGGCGGCTGGGAAGGCGGCGCGACGGGTAGTGGGCAGGGCGTTGCCGCGCATGGCTTTCGTGGCAGCTATGTCGCGGTGATGGCCGAGACGCACCGGGACGAGAATGGCCGCCCGGTGGTCGACCGGCTGGTCGCCGCCATCGACTGTGGCCGGGTGGTCAACCCCGACATCGTACGCCAGCAGATCGAGGGCGGGCTGATCTTCGGTCTGGCCGCCTTGCGCGGCGGCGCGGTCGGGTTCGAGCGGGGCTGGGCCACGCCGTCGCGGCTCGGCGCGCTGAACCTGCCGCGCCTCGCCGACACGCCCGATATCACGGTCGAGCTTATCGCCTCCGACGAAGCGCCCGGCGGGGTGGGTGAGCTGGCCGTGCCGCCGGTCGCGCCCGCCATCGCCAACGCGCTCGCCACCCTGCCCGGCTTCCCACGGATACGAAGCCTGCCGATGGAGTTGTCCGCCTGA
- the hemH gene encoding ferrochelatase, protein MLPPDHPPVPRPKIGVLLMNLGTPDGPDPKSVKRYLREFLSDRRVIEIPALLWQPILRGIILNTRPKKSAHAYSLVWRDDGSPLAAITRAQAVALKDAFGPGVMVDWAMRYGRPAITDQVKAMKAAGCERILLAPLYPQYCAATTATANDRAFAHLATMRWQPAIRTLPPYYDDALYIDALKTQLEAQFASLDFEPEAVVASFHGMPQRTLELGDPYHCHCRKTARLLAEAMKDTLNGRELLVAFQSRFGRAKWLEPATDTVLESLPGRGIRKVAILAPGFSADCIETLEELAIRGRESFEGAGGTHFAYLPCLNDSDAGIAMLRGLIERELQGWLP, encoded by the coding sequence ATGCTGCCGCCCGACCATCCCCCCGTGCCGCGCCCGAAGATCGGCGTGCTGTTGATGAACTTGGGCACGCCCGATGGGCCGGACCCGAAGTCGGTAAAGCGGTACTTGCGCGAGTTCCTGTCCGACCGCCGGGTGATCGAAATCCCGGCGCTGCTGTGGCAGCCGATCCTGCGCGGCATCATCCTGAATACCCGGCCGAAAAAGTCCGCCCATGCCTATTCGCTGGTGTGGCGCGACGACGGCTCGCCCTTGGCCGCAATCACGCGGGCGCAGGCGGTGGCGTTGAAGGACGCGTTCGGGCCGGGCGTGATGGTCGACTGGGCGATGCGCTATGGCCGCCCCGCCATCACCGACCAGGTGAAGGCGATGAAGGCGGCGGGGTGCGAGCGTATCCTGCTGGCGCCGCTCTATCCGCAATATTGCGCGGCGACGACCGCCACCGCCAATGACCGGGCGTTCGCGCATCTCGCGACGATGCGCTGGCAGCCCGCGATCCGCACCCTGCCGCCCTATTATGACGATGCCCTCTATATCGACGCGCTGAAGACCCAGCTGGAGGCGCAGTTCGCCTCGCTGGATTTCGAGCCGGAGGCGGTGGTCGCCAGCTTTCACGGGATGCCGCAACGGACGCTGGAGCTGGGCGATCCCTATCACTGCCATTGTCGCAAGACTGCGCGGCTGCTGGCCGAGGCGATGAAGGACACGCTGAACGGCCGCGAGCTGCTGGTCGCGTTCCAGTCGCGATTCGGCCGTGCCAAATGGCTGGAGCCTGCGACCGATACGGTGCTCGAATCGCTGCCGGGACGCGGCATCCGCAAGGTCGCGATCCTGGCACCGGGCTTTTCGGCCGACTGTATCGAGACGCTGGAAGAACTGGCGATTCGCGGTCGCGAAAGTTTCGAGGGGGCAGGCGGCACCCATTTCGCCTATCTCCCGTGCCTTAACGACAGTGATGCCGGGATCGCGATGCTGCGCGGATTGATCGAACGCGAGCTTCAGGGCTGGTTGCCGTAG
- the phbB gene encoding acetoacetyl-CoA reductase, which yields MARVAIVTGGTRGIGEAISLALKEAGVTVAANYAGNDERAREFSERTGIKAYKWDVADYDAVQAGVAQVAEELGPVDIVVNNAGITRDGTLLKMTYQMWKEVMDTNLGGCFNMAKAVFPGMRERKWGRIVNIGSINGQAGQYGQVNYAAAKSGIHGFTKALAQEGARVGVTVNAIAPGYIDTDMVAAVPADVLEKIVAKIPVGRLGQAHEIARGVAFLCSDEAGFVTGSTLSINGGQHMY from the coding sequence ATGGCACGGGTCGCGATTGTGACGGGTGGTACGCGCGGTATCGGCGAGGCGATCAGCCTGGCCTTGAAGGAGGCGGGTGTCACCGTCGCCGCCAACTATGCGGGCAATGACGAGCGCGCGCGCGAGTTTTCGGAGCGGACCGGGATCAAGGCGTATAAGTGGGACGTCGCCGATTACGACGCCGTACAGGCGGGCGTCGCCCAGGTCGCCGAGGAACTGGGTCCGGTCGATATCGTCGTCAACAATGCGGGCATCACCCGTGACGGCACGCTTTTGAAAATGACCTACCAGATGTGGAAAGAGGTCATGGATACCAACCTTGGCGGTTGCTTCAACATGGCCAAGGCGGTGTTCCCCGGCATGCGGGAGCGCAAATGGGGCCGCATCGTCAATATCGGTTCGATCAACGGCCAGGCGGGTCAGTATGGCCAGGTCAACTATGCGGCCGCCAAGTCGGGCATCCATGGCTTCACCAAGGCGCTGGCACAGGAAGGCGCGCGCGTCGGCGTGACCGTCAACGCGATCGCACCGGGCTATATCGACACCGACATGGTCGCTGCCGTCCCCGCCGACGTGCTGGAAAAGATCGTCGCCAAAATCCCGGTCGGCCGTCTCGGCCAGGCGCATGAGATTGCGCGCGGCGTTGCCTTCCTCTGCTCGGACGAGGCGGGCTTCGTCACCGGTTCGACCCTGTCGATCAATGGCGGCCAGCATATGTATTGA
- a CDS encoding glycine zipper 2TM domain-containing protein yields the protein MMKILTLAATAMAMIGGAVLPATAADAHRYRRAPHSDRYYRGYNDGARAEYQASKCRRSGTTGTIVGAVAGGLLGRTIDTQGDRTLGTLIGGGAGALAGRAIERSGRPGYCR from the coding sequence ATGATGAAGATCCTGACCCTGGCGGCGACCGCAATGGCGATGATCGGTGGCGCCGTGCTGCCAGCGACCGCCGCCGATGCGCACCGCTATCGCCGGGCGCCTCATTCGGATCGCTATTATCGCGGCTATAACGACGGTGCGCGCGCCGAGTATCAGGCGAGCAAGTGCCGCCGCTCGGGTACGACCGGCACGATCGTCGGCGCGGTGGCGGGCGGCCTGCTGGGCCGGACCATCGACACCCAGGGCGATCGCACGCTGGGCACGCTGATCGGCGGCGGCGCAGGCGCGCTGGCGGGCCGTGCGATCGAGCGGTCGGGCCGTCCGGGTTATTGCCGCTAA